AATACCTGGCTATGTCTAAGAACTGATTTTTGCCAAACTACAGTTAAGTAAATAACCGACAGCGAGCCGGCGCGCAATTTAGGAGTTGATTCGCGACGGCTATGGAAGATAGAAGTGAAGCCGGGGCATAAAAACTACTGGGAAAACGGCAGGAGAAAAGCATACAAAGACTGCAAGCGAGTCGGCATCAGGTTAAAAATCTGGTTAAAAAATAGTAACGAGAATTTTCAGCCGCAAGCAAAAAAACGATAATGGCAAATTCGAAAACGCCATAACAACGCCGTGCGTCAATCCATCTCCAAAAAGAATTTGCATTTTTGGGCTGTTCTGGCTATATATCGCTGTAAAATCTATTGAGGATGTCATGTCTTTTACCATTGAATTGCCGGATATCTTGACGCAACAAGTGCGTGCGCGCCAAATTCCGGAAAAAGAAATACAGGCCATCGCCTTGGCGGCGGTCGAGATTTGGCTGGCGCAACGGGAAACAAAAGATGGGAATCGTTTCACGGAAAGCGCTGTTCCGTTCGTGCAGCAATTGATTGCCAACAACCGTGAATTGTTTGAAACGCTTGCAAATCGGTAAACATTACTGACGTGCAAGATCAAGAACGCGCCAATGAAGTCGCCAATCTGCTCGTGCGAGTCTATGAAATGCACGAAGTGATCGTGGCCGAGACCGGTGGATTGCCTGGATTGCGGGACGCCAATGCACTGCATGCTGCGGTCGCTAGGCCGTTTGCGACGTTTGACAAACGAGAACTTTATCAAACCGATTTCGAAAAAGCCGCCGCACTTTTTCAGTCACTCATTAAAAGTCATCCGTTCATGGATGGCACCAAACGTACAGCTTTTGCCGCAGCACTCTATTTTTTAGATCGTTGCGGTTACCCCATTCCAACGAGAATCCCGCTTGAGGAAGCCGTCGAATTCTGCGTCGCTATTGCCGAAGAAAACCTTCGACGCGCTGAACAAGAAATTTTTGTCGCCAGGAGTATACTCGAAATCGCTGATTGGTTCAGAAAATTATTGGATCAATAGATAATGTCCTCTTCCGATAAAATCGCACAACTCCGTTCTTTCAAACAGAAGGCATTACTCGGCGGCGGTGAAAAGCGCATTCAGCAGCAGCATGAAAAAGGCAAGCTCACAGCGCGCGAGCGCATCGCTCTCTTGCTTGACGAAAACAGTTTTCATGAGCTGGACATGCTGGTGCAGCATCGGTGCCGTGATTTTGGCCTGGAAAAACAGAAATTCTTGGGTGACGGTGTGATCACCGGCTATGGCCGCATCCATGGCCGTCTGGTTTATGTTTTTTCACAAGATTTCACGGTTTTAGGCGGCTCGCTTTCGGAAGCTTACGGCGCGAAGATTTGCAAGATCATGGATATGGCCATGAAAAATGGCGCGCCGATCATCGGGTTGAATGACTCCGGCGGCGCCCGCATTCAGGAGGGCGTGATCAGTCTGGGCGCATATGCCGACATTTTTTTGCGCAACACACTCGCCAGCGGCGTGGTGCCGCAAATTTCAGCGATTCTCGGCCCGTGCGCCGGCGGCGCCGTTTATTCGCCGGCGATCAGTGATTTTATTTTTATGGTGCCGAACGTCAGCTATATGTTCGTTACCGGTCCGAATGTGGTCAAAACCGTCACACACGAGGATGTCACGTTTGAGGAATTGGGCGGCGCAGAAACACATGCCACCAAAAGCTGCGTCGCGCATTTTCTCCTGCCCGACGAAGTCGCGTGCGTGCAAAGCATTCGCCGCCTCGTCGGCTTTCTGCCGTTGAATAATTGCGAAGACCCGCCGTTGCAGGCTTGTTCTGATGACAGCAACCGCCAGGACGAAGCGCTCAACACGCTCGTGCCGGAAAATCCCAACAAGCCTTATGACATCAAAGAAATCATTCTGAAAGTGGTGGATGACGGCGATTTTATGGAAGTGCATGAGCGTTATGCGCAAAATATCGTTGTCGGATTTGCGCGGCTTGGCGGCAAACCGGTCGGCTTTGTCGCCAACCAGCCGGCCGTTTTAGCGGGCGTGCTCGACATCGATTCTTCGCTCAAAGCGGCGCGTTTTGTGCGGTTCTGTGATGCGTTCAATATCCCTCTCATCACGCTGGTGGATGTGCCCGGCTTTCTGCCCGGAACGGACCAGGAATGGCGCGGCATCATCAAACACGGCGCCAAGCTGTTGTATGCCTATTGCGAAGCGACCGTGCCCAAAATCACCGTGATTACGCGCAAAGCTTACGGCGGCGCGTATGACGTGATGAGCTCAAAACACATTCGCGGCGACATCAACTACGCTTGGCCCTCCGCCGAGATCGCCGTCATGGGGCCGCAGGGCGCGGTTGAGATCATCTTCAAAAAAGAAATCGAACAAGCGCCGG
This sequence is a window from Cytophagia bacterium CHB2. Protein-coding genes within it:
- a CDS encoding methylmalonyl-CoA carboxyltransferase; this encodes MSSSDKIAQLRSFKQKALLGGGEKRIQQQHEKGKLTARERIALLLDENSFHELDMLVQHRCRDFGLEKQKFLGDGVITGYGRIHGRLVYVFSQDFTVLGGSLSEAYGAKICKIMDMAMKNGAPIIGLNDSGGARIQEGVISLGAYADIFLRNTLASGVVPQISAILGPCAGGAVYSPAISDFIFMVPNVSYMFVTGPNVVKTVTHEDVTFEELGGAETHATKSCVAHFLLPDEVACVQSIRRLVGFLPLNNCEDPPLQACSDDSNRQDEALNTLVPENPNKPYDIKEIILKVVDDGDFMEVHERYAQNIVVGFARLGGKPVGFVANQPAVLAGVLDIDSSLKAARFVRFCDAFNIPLITLVDVPGFLPGTDQEWRGIIKHGAKLLYAYCEATVPKITVITRKAYGGAYDVMSSKHIRGDINYAWPSAEIAVMGPQGAVEIIFKKEIEQAPDPKAATETKVQEYREKFASPYIAAERGYIDDIIEPAQTRPKLIAALGMLENKVDANPKKKHGNIPL
- a CDS encoding type II toxin-antitoxin system death-on-curing family toxin, whose amino-acid sequence is MTDVQDQERANEVANLLVRVYEMHEVIVAETGGLPGLRDANALHAAVARPFATFDKRELYQTDFEKAAALFQSLIKSHPFMDGTKRTAFAAALYFLDRCGYPIPTRIPLEEAVEFCVAIAEENLRRAEQEIFVARSILEIADWFRKLLDQ